The following are from one region of the Nicotiana tabacum cultivar K326 chromosome 3, ASM71507v2, whole genome shotgun sequence genome:
- the LOC142176048 gene encoding uncharacterized protein LOC142176048: protein MNKFIINNLKKRLEESKGNWPEVLPGVLWAYRTIVKTSMGETPFSLAYGAEVLIPVEIGEPSTSYTQETEESTEEEIRINLDLLEERREAALIRMAVQKQVIERYYNWKARLRYFKIWDFVLKKVFQSTRAANTGKLSPTWEGPYKIHGITGKGAYELETMDGKILPSH, encoded by the coding sequence ATGAATAAATTCATTATcaataatttgaagaaaaggTTAGAGGAATCTAAAGGCAATTGGCCAGAGGTGTTACCTGGAGTCTTGTGGGCTTATCGAACAATCGTAAAAACAAGTATGGGGGAAACACCATTCTCACTTGCATACGGAGCTGAAGTCTTAATTCCAGTCGAGATAGGGGAACCAAGCACAAGTTATACACAAGAAACTGAGGAGTCAACTGAAGAAGAAATACGAATAAACCTGGATTTACTTGAAGAAAGGAGGGAAGCTGCATTAATAAGGATGGCAGTGCAAAAACAAGTTATAGAACGATACTATAACTGGAAAGCTCGTCTCAGATACTTCAAGATTTGGGACTTCGTACTCAAGAAAGTTTTCCAATCAACGAGGGCAGCTAATACAGGAAAGTTAAGTCCAACTTGGGAAGGACCTTATAAGATTCACGGTATCACAGGAAAAGGAGCATATgaactggaaacaatggatggaaAGATTCTACCTTCACATTAG